The genome window GGCAATTGAGCTATCCTGATGCGACAATTCAAACTTTCGCGCCGCGAGCTTTTTCTGTGGCTGGGAAGTGCATTCGGGTTAGGGGGCTGCTCCCCGTCATCCCGCCACATGGTTTCTGTTAACCCTGTTGATCCTGAGAAGATGGCCTCTCCTTTTCAGTATGAGGAGGTAACTCAAAGCGCAGGTATCCGATATCGTTGGACTGTGCCCGGCCCGCGTCCACTCAACATTTTACAGACCATAGGCAACGGCTGCGCCTTTCTGGATTTTGATAACGACGGCAATCTCGATATTCTCCTAGTTGGGCCTCAGTTAGCCCTCTATAGAGGGGATGGAAAAGGGGGGTTCTCGGAGGTTACTCGAGATGTCGGCCTGCATAAGCTACAGGGAGATTTTCGAGGGTGTGCCGTAGGAGATTTCGACAACGATGGCTATCCCGATCTCTACCTATCGGCCTACCGGGGAGGCGTGCTCCTACATAATGAGAGCGGCAAAAGCTTCCGCGATGTCAGCGCGGATATGGGGGTTTCGCCTCAGCCCTGGGGAAGCTCTGCTGCATTTGTGCAGTTGACAAACGACGGCCGCCTCGACCTGGTAGTTGGGAACTATGTGCGGTTCGGTCCGCATGTCAACCCACAACTGTGCAACTTCAACGGTGTTATGGGAGCTTGCGGCCCCCGCTACTATCGCCCCGAATATCCTGTCTTCTTCAAAAATGAAGGGAACCGCTTTCGTAATATCACCCCGCCGGTGGGTGTTACTTCTGGGAAGGCGCTCGGTATTGCATGTGCGGACTACGATAGATCGGGACATCAAAGCATTGCGATCGCTAACGATGAAATGCCTGGAGATCTGCTGAGCTTTTCGGGGGGAGTTTTCCACAACGTGGCCTCGATTGCAGGGGTGGCTCTCGATTCCGAAGGTCATGTTCACGCTGGAATGGGTCTTGATTGGGGCGATTATGACAATGATGGGCTTCTTGATCTCGTCGTAGCCACCTTCGAGCGTGAGGTAAAGAATATCTATCATAACGAGGGCAACGGCCTGTTCGTGGATAAGTCGGCGATTCTTGGAGTTGCTCCAAACACTATGCGATATGTTGCCTTCGCTGCGAAGTGGCTCGATGCGGATAACGATGGATGGCTCGATCTTATCTTCACGAATGGCCATGTGCAAGACACGATTGCGCAAGTAGATAGAACTGCTTCCTACCGGCAACCATGCGCGGTATTTCACAACGAGCAAGGACAGCACTTCACGGAGATCACCGGCTTGGCCTGTCCCGCTTTTGAGCGCCCCATCGTGGGAAGGGGGCTTGCAGTAGGCGACTATGATAACGATGGAAAGGTAGATATCCTTATTGTAGATAGTGAAGGTTTTCCCATGCTTATGCACAATATAACCACCAATGCGAACCATTGGCTTGGGGTTATTTTGGAGGGAACACGGAGCAATCGGGATGGTTTGGGAGCCTTGCTCACGATAGAAACGCCGAAAGGAAAGCTATTGCGCCATTGCCATACGGATGGGTCCTATCAATCGGCTTCAGATAAACGGGTACATGTTGGTTTAGGAGATACAGGTACACCGGTAAACCTGACCGTAAAATGGCCGAGTGGCCACCAGGACACTTTCACTCAAATTCCTGTAGACAGATAGGTGACTTTGCAAGAGGGCGGAAGGCGAATAGCCTAATCTCCAGAGAGAAACTATTTGCCTCCGTGTTGAGCTAGAAAGGACACAACAGTCGTATTGCCCTGTTGGCGTGCCATCGCCAGTGGCGTTTGATTAAGGTTGTTTAAAGTGTTGATGTTGGCACCGTGTGCTAAAAGCCAGCGAACCATTGGAAGATGACCTTCATAAGCGGCGCGATGGAGTGGCGTATCCCCTTCGCCATCCCTGACATGTAAGGAGGCTCCGTGGCTTAGCAGTAGCTCTGCCATTGCAACATCGCCTACAGAGGCAGCATGGAGTATAGGAGTGGCCATTGCGTTATCCTGCACATTGACGTTCGCACCTTTCTCGATAAGGAGTTGGGCAACCTCACGGTGATCGCTCTGTACGGCAACGGTGAGGGGGGTAAAGCCCTGTTTGTCTTTTGCCTCGATGTTGGCGCCGTGTGCGATCAAGAGTGCCGCCATCGTTGTGTGTCCGTGTGCAGCGGCGCGATGAAGTGGGGTGGTAGCATAGTTATCCGCCGCATTGACGTTAGCCCCATGTTCCAAAAGCGTTGCGGCGATGGCGGTATAGCCCATATCGGCGGCGAGATGAAGCGGAGTCTCACCGATGTGGTCGGCCGCGTTGGGGTTAGCTCCGGCCTTTAATAGCGCTTCAACGGCCTGTAGACCAGCAAGCGCTGCCATGTGAAGAGGTGTTCTCCCTGTTTTATCAGGCGCGTCTACCACGGCACCAGAGGAAATAAGGAGGGGGATGAGATCGGCTGCATCGGTGGAAGCGGCCGCATGAAGCGGCGTTCTGCCTTCATAATCGGCGGCTTGCACGTTCGCACCGGCAGCAAGCAACTTTTCGGCAATAGTATTGCGTCCATCAAGGATCGCTTGCAAAAGCGGGGTACGTAGGCGAAAGTCGGGCGCGTTTAAGAGCAAGGGATTCGCGTGTATGGCACGGATAACGCCGTTGACGTTGTTAATATAGATAAGCTCCACGATGTTGGCAGGAGCTTTTCGCGGATAGAGCGTGTAGAGCAGCGCGATGACAACGAAGAGCAGAGCGGCGATCCCGAAATTCCTTGCTACCTTTTGGCGCGGCGTGAGGTTCATGTGTTCGTTTTCCGTTCTTGTTCTATCCTATACTACCAGAAATATTTTGGCGGTGAAAAGAGGAGATGGCCTGCCGATAGGTCGGCGATGTTTTGTAGGGCTTTTGACGAGCGGAGCGTATTTCCGAAGGAAAGATGGCACCAGGGGATGGAGGAGCATGCTTGTGCCGTTTTTTCTGAGTGAGGAAATAATAATCTTTCCTCGGAGGTAGGGTAATTCTGGAGTTGACAATGGACAAGATATATGTTACAATGAGAGATGAAAACGTTTTCGGAAAGAAATTTCAAGCAAAGAGATGCTTCACGGAGTGCTATAGTTGCCTGTATCTATTCGCGAAGTGGCCGCAGCTGCTGGGGTCTCTATAAGTACCGTCTCTAAAGTGTTGAATGGGGGCGGCTATACCGATATTGCTCCCGCTACACAAGAGCGTGTGCGTCAGGTTGCTCAGGAACTGGGCTACCATCCTCGGGCTGTGGCGAGAGGACTGGTAGGCAAACGCATGAACTCGATCGGCATTGTCATTTGCCATAATCTTCCCTCCGTTACCTCCGACCCGTATGTCGGCCCCGTGCTAGACGGCATCCTCGATAGGAATAAGCACTATCATCAAAAAACCGTGATCTTTGCCGAGGATACTTGGAACGACGCCTTCTCCAAAATTCCCCTCTACTGCGATGGATCGTGCGATGGCCTCATCGTGTTTATTCCCCTCGTTGAAAGCCCCTTTCTTGAAAGACTCCAAAAGCAGGAGATCCCGTTCTTGCTGGTGGGAGATAGTCGAGAACAGGAGCACATCTCTACAGTGGATATAGACAATATTGCTGTCGCTCGTTTGGCGGTAGCACACCTTTTGCAGCTAGGGCATCGTCGTATCGCCATGTTCTGCGGCAATTCGGCCTTTCTCAGCAGTGCCCAACGTGCCGAAGGCTATCGGCAAGAGTTAGCAGCTTGGGGCGTTCCCTATGACCCCTCACTTGTATGGAAAGGTCAATATTGGGAGTGGGCTGGTGCCGAAAATGCGGAGAAGCTGCTGCAAATGCCTCCCTCCTGTCGGCCAACCGCCATCTTCTGTCAAGACGACCGCCTTGCCGCCGGCGCTTACGACCGTCTTCGTGCGGCCGGGCTGCAGATCCCACGCGATATCTCCATCATCGGTCTAAGCGACTATGCGGAGGCCCAGGAACGTGGGATCACCACCGTGCGGTTCCCGTTGCGGCAAATCGGCGCTGAAGCCGTAAACCTTCTCCTTGCACTTATCCAACAGCAGCTGCCTCGTGGCACTGCAAAACGACTCTCTGGCGAACTGGTGGTACGCAACTCAACCGCACCGCCTTTGCATAAAAACAACGAATAAACGTTTGGGAGAACAGCTATGAAAAAGCAAGCATTTACACTCATTGAATTGCTCGTAGTAATCGCAATAATTGCGATACTTGCGGCTATTCTGTTCCCTGTCTTTGCCCAAGCGCGCGCTAAGGCACGACAGATCGCCTGCATCTCCAATGAGAAGCAGATCGGGCTGGCCATGATGATGTACTTCCAAGACTACGATGAGCGCGCTCCGCTCGTTCGTGTTGTGGATAACAACCACCCGATCTTCACGCCCAAAGAACTGATCTGGAAAGACCTCATCTACCCTTACATCAAAAATGGTGGTCGTAACTATAACAATGGCCAAACCTACAACACCTCCGGCGATGGCGGCGCTTTCCAATGCCCAGATAACACCACCGCCTGGGCCTCCTCA of Chthonomonas calidirosea T49 contains these proteins:
- a CDS encoding LacI family DNA-binding transcriptional regulator — its product is MPVSIREVAAAAGVSISTVSKVLNGGGYTDIAPATQERVRQVAQELGYHPRAVARGLVGKRMNSIGIVICHNLPSVTSDPYVGPVLDGILDRNKHYHQKTVIFAEDTWNDAFSKIPLYCDGSCDGLIVFIPLVESPFLERLQKQEIPFLLVGDSREQEHISTVDIDNIAVARLAVAHLLQLGHRRIAMFCGNSAFLSSAQRAEGYRQELAAWGVPYDPSLVWKGQYWEWAGAENAEKLLQMPPSCRPTAIFCQDDRLAAGAYDRLRAAGLQIPRDISIIGLSDYAEAQERGITTVRFPLRQIGAEAVNLLLALIQQQLPRGTAKRLSGELVVRNSTAPPLHKNNE
- a CDS encoding CRTAC1 family protein, which gives rise to MASPFQYEEVTQSAGIRYRWTVPGPRPLNILQTIGNGCAFLDFDNDGNLDILLVGPQLALYRGDGKGGFSEVTRDVGLHKLQGDFRGCAVGDFDNDGYPDLYLSAYRGGVLLHNESGKSFRDVSADMGVSPQPWGSSAAFVQLTNDGRLDLVVGNYVRFGPHVNPQLCNFNGVMGACGPRYYRPEYPVFFKNEGNRFRNITPPVGVTSGKALGIACADYDRSGHQSIAIANDEMPGDLLSFSGGVFHNVASIAGVALDSEGHVHAGMGLDWGDYDNDGLLDLVVATFEREVKNIYHNEGNGLFVDKSAILGVAPNTMRYVAFAAKWLDADNDGWLDLIFTNGHVQDTIAQVDRTASYRQPCAVFHNEQGQHFTEITGLACPAFERPIVGRGLAVGDYDNDGKVDILIVDSEGFPMLMHNITTNANHWLGVILEGTRSNRDGLGALLTIETPKGKLLRHCHTDGSYQSASDKRVHVGLGDTGTPVNLTVKWPSGHQDTFTQIPVDR
- a CDS encoding ankyrin repeat-containing protein, whose amino-acid sequence is MNLTPRQKVARNFGIAALLFVVIALLYTLYPRKAPANIVELIYINNVNGVIRAIHANPLLLNAPDFRLRTPLLQAILDGRNTIAEKLLAAGANVQAADYEGRTPLHAAASTDAADLIPLLISSGAVVDAPDKTGRTPLHMAALAGLQAVEALLKAGANPNAADHIGETPLHLAADMGYTAIAATLLEHGANVNAADNYATTPLHRAAAHGHTTMAALLIAHGANIEAKDKQGFTPLTVAVQSDHREVAQLLIEKGANVNVQDNAMATPILHAASVGDVAMAELLLSHGASLHVRDGEGDTPLHRAAYEGHLPMVRWLLAHGANINTLNNLNQTPLAMARQQGNTTVVSFLAQHGGK